A genomic region of Rhizomicrobium sp. contains the following coding sequences:
- a CDS encoding zinc-binding alcohol dehydrogenase family protein encodes MKAIQYRSFGDYSENRLVDLPRPVPRDGEVLVEMRAVGVNPLDNTFRSGHIFFATPANLPRVGGQSGAGVVAETRSGAFKVGDRVFVAAPGFGLMADGTWREFVAAPAAGLSPIPDGIDDDHAAAYLAGAGYLTGYLALTELAKFKPGQSVLAPAIGGAVGMETVQVARRLGASLAISTAGSTAKAERARAAGYEHVIDLSKESLKDGVLRITQGKGVDVIVDGVSGKLTGPALASLASGGTYVVAGYAGGREAKVNVTDIIWKAATIRGFTFRLFAPQTVAAASATLAGFLKEGALQPTIGKAFPMSEAPEAVRFLIEERPFGRVIMNPQR; translated from the coding sequence ATGAAAGCCATCCAATATCGGTCCTTCGGCGACTACAGCGAAAACCGCCTGGTGGATCTGCCGCGCCCGGTGCCTCGCGATGGCGAAGTGCTGGTCGAAATGCGCGCCGTCGGGGTCAATCCTTTGGACAACACGTTCCGGTCGGGCCACATCTTCTTCGCAACGCCGGCGAACCTGCCCCGCGTGGGCGGCCAGTCCGGCGCCGGTGTCGTGGCCGAGACCAGGAGCGGCGCCTTCAAGGTCGGCGATCGCGTTTTCGTTGCCGCGCCCGGCTTTGGCCTCATGGCCGACGGGACCTGGCGCGAGTTCGTGGCCGCCCCGGCAGCCGGCCTCTCGCCCATTCCCGACGGGATCGATGACGATCACGCCGCGGCCTATCTCGCCGGCGCGGGATACCTGACCGGCTACCTGGCGCTGACGGAACTCGCGAAGTTCAAGCCGGGACAGTCCGTCCTGGCGCCCGCGATCGGCGGCGCCGTCGGCATGGAGACCGTTCAGGTCGCCCGCCGCCTCGGCGCCTCGCTGGCGATCTCGACGGCCGGCAGCACCGCGAAGGCCGAACGCGCCCGGGCGGCCGGCTACGAGCACGTCATCGATCTCTCCAAGGAGAGCCTAAAGGACGGCGTCCTGCGCATCACGCAGGGCAAGGGCGTCGATGTCATCGTCGACGGGGTCAGCGGAAAGCTGACCGGCCCGGCGCTGGCGTCGCTGGCTTCCGGCGGCACCTATGTGGTTGCGGGCTATGCCGGCGGGCGCGAGGCCAAGGTCAACGTCACCGACATCATCTGGAAGGCGGCGACCATCCGCGGGTTCACCTTCCGGCTCTTCGCGCCGCAGACGGTGGCGGCGGCCAGCGCCACCCTCGCCGGTTTTCTGAAGGAAGGAGCGCTCCAGCCGACGATCGGCAAGGCCTTCCCGATGTCCGAGGCGCCCGAAGCCGTCCGCTTCCTGATCGAGGAGCGCCCCTTCGGCCGGGTGATCATGAACCCGCAACGCTGA
- a CDS encoding PaaI family thioesterase yields the protein MAALEEDFRSRLREVSGKASFNTWLGLEVDQASEGEVELSLPWRAEFGQYSGYLHAGIVSGLIDTACGFAASTLSGRVLASQLSVRFLRPAVADVFVVRGKVIKPGRQQIFAYGALFARNAPDKLLAVGDAILVPIA from the coding sequence ATGGCCGCGCTCGAAGAGGATTTCCGGTCGAGGCTGCGGGAGGTGTCCGGCAAGGCGTCCTTCAACACCTGGCTCGGCCTGGAGGTCGACCAGGCGAGCGAAGGCGAGGTCGAACTCAGCCTCCCATGGCGAGCGGAGTTTGGGCAGTACAGTGGTTATCTCCACGCCGGCATCGTCTCGGGGCTGATCGACACGGCCTGTGGCTTCGCCGCCTCGACCCTGTCCGGTCGGGTGCTGGCGTCGCAACTGTCCGTTCGTTTCCTGAGGCCGGCCGTGGCGGACGTCTTCGTCGTCAGGGGGAAGGTGATCAAGCCCGGACGCCAACAGATATTCGCCTATGGCGCACTCTTCGCCCGCAACGCGCCCGACAAGCTCTTGGCCGTCGGCGACGCCATCCTCGTCCCGATCGCTTGA
- a CDS encoding enoyl-CoA hydratase/isomerase family protein, producing MASFTFTVEEGIATLLLSNPPQNRLNSATSADFRAAVEKIQTDHGIRALVIRAAGGNFSFGGDIGNWLHVDPAAIGANIAEGLQWLRAFEELRVPVISAVQGICLGGAFEIVLRTDIIVAAENARFGHSEQTLGLVTLMGGVQRVAERAGRARALRWAMTSERVPAREMLEAGVITEVVADDRLVAAAYEWARRLGKGPTLAHAAHKKIMSAWSNGGVAAADAVIPALAEQLWKTADARRGIASAQDAIRRGVERPVLDFDGR from the coding sequence ATGGCCAGCTTCACCTTCACGGTCGAGGAGGGCATCGCGACGTTGCTCCTGTCCAATCCGCCGCAAAACCGGCTCAACAGCGCCACTTCGGCGGATTTCCGGGCGGCGGTGGAGAAGATCCAGACCGACCATGGCATCCGGGCGCTGGTCATCCGCGCCGCAGGCGGCAATTTCAGCTTTGGCGGCGACATCGGCAATTGGCTCCATGTCGACCCCGCCGCGATCGGCGCCAATATCGCCGAAGGGCTCCAGTGGCTTCGCGCGTTCGAGGAGCTCCGGGTGCCGGTGATTTCGGCGGTCCAGGGCATCTGCCTTGGCGGTGCGTTCGAGATCGTGCTGCGCACGGATATCATCGTCGCGGCGGAGAATGCGCGGTTCGGCCATTCCGAACAGACCCTGGGGCTTGTCACCCTCATGGGCGGCGTACAAAGGGTCGCCGAGCGCGCCGGCCGGGCGCGAGCCCTTCGCTGGGCCATGACCTCGGAGCGCGTGCCGGCGCGCGAGATGCTGGAGGCGGGCGTGATCACCGAGGTCGTCGCGGACGACCGGCTGGTGGCGGCGGCCTATGAATGGGCCCGGCGGCTCGGCAAGGGACCGACGCTCGCCCACGCCGCCCACAAGAAGATCATGAGCGCCTGGTCGAACGGCGGCGTGGCGGCGGCCGACGCCGTGATCCCGGCGCTGGCGGAACAGCTTTGGAAAACGGCGGACGCCCGCAGGGGCATCGCCTCCGCGCAGGACGCCATTCGCCGCGGCGTGGAGCGCCCCGTCCTCGATTTCGACGGCCGTTGA
- the cynR gene encoding transcriptional regulator CynR — MGFRSDAPQRCVWRESRSPGYNRPRPIHYAPHKQGLWIMLLRHIRYLKAVADFGSFTRAAQALHVSQPALSQQIKELEQRLGAQLLDRSGRQIRPTDLGNVYLDYARRALGELDEGARAIRDVEDLSAGSLRLGVTPSVAAYLIAPLSQRFRASYPNITLSIRVSAQEEIAPSLIMDELDLGIGFGDLPSEDIEVTPLHMERVALIVSAKRSPTRKTILSAAEIAGMPLALLDSSFSTRRIVDRYFRGEGLRPRIAVEANSILALIELVRLTDLATILPQNVSGAGLATVKTDPAFESRRAALLRRRNAYCSAAAKAFIATTRQVTAKFAEG, encoded by the coding sequence GTGGGTTTCCGAAGCGACGCACCACAGCGGTGCGTCTGGAGGGAAAGTAGGTCTCCGGGTTATAATCGTCCAAGACCGATTCATTACGCACCCCATAAGCAGGGATTATGGATCATGCTTCTTCGCCACATCCGCTACCTGAAGGCCGTCGCCGATTTCGGCAGCTTCACCCGCGCGGCGCAGGCACTGCACGTGTCGCAACCGGCCCTTTCGCAACAGATCAAGGAGCTCGAGCAGCGCCTGGGCGCGCAGCTGCTGGACCGCAGCGGCCGCCAAATCCGACCGACGGATCTGGGAAACGTCTATCTCGATTACGCCCGGCGTGCATTGGGCGAACTCGACGAAGGCGCCCGCGCCATCCGGGATGTCGAAGACCTGTCCGCCGGCTCGCTCCGCCTTGGGGTCACGCCCAGCGTGGCCGCCTATTTGATCGCGCCGTTGTCGCAACGCTTTCGGGCGAGCTATCCGAATATCACGCTTTCGATCCGCGTTTCGGCGCAGGAGGAGATCGCGCCGTCGTTGATAATGGACGAGCTCGACCTCGGGATCGGCTTCGGCGACCTGCCGTCCGAAGACATCGAGGTGACGCCGCTGCATATGGAACGCGTGGCGCTGATCGTCAGCGCGAAGCGGTCGCCGACGCGCAAGACCATCCTCTCCGCGGCCGAAATCGCCGGCATGCCGCTGGCGCTGCTGGATTCGTCTTTCTCCACTCGCCGGATCGTGGACCGCTATTTCCGGGGCGAAGGCCTGCGGCCGCGCATTGCCGTCGAGGCGAACTCGATCCTGGCGCTGATCGAGCTCGTCCGCTTGACCGACCTCGCGACCATCCTGCCGCAAAACGTCAGCGGCGCGGGCCTTGCCACCGTGAAGACCGACCCTGCGTTCGAATCTAGGCGCGCCGCGCTGCTTCGCCGGCGCAACGCCTATTGCTCCGCGGCGGCCAAGGCGTTTATCGCCACGACACGGCAAGTCACGGCGAAGTTCGCCGAAGGATAG
- a CDS encoding fumarylacetoacetate hydrolase family protein gives MAAALKGESVMQQFARVLTENGVVPVILRGDDHLDLRSIVPDITPDAIASGALTVVDTTGLSSLRGSFRYLAPIRGVRQIAATGFNYKKHIEEFKMKPPTEPEVFLKAITSLTGPDDPISRGPNPGTMLDWEVELAIVVGRQAQDITAAEAADYIFGYVCINDVSDRATQVDSDGGQHLVRAKSRPGYAPIGPYLTTGVDGMNLDLWTKVNGRYEQQGDTSDMLFSISEMLAYFSRHMTLLPGDLLASGTPPGVGFGKNRFLAPGDVLECGIANLGAQRHEIRD, from the coding sequence ATGGCGGCCGCATTGAAAGGAGAGTCAGTCATGCAACAGTTTGCGCGCGTTCTTACCGAAAATGGGGTCGTCCCCGTCATTCTTCGCGGCGACGACCATCTGGACCTGCGTTCGATCGTGCCGGATATCACGCCCGATGCCATCGCCAGCGGCGCCTTGACGGTGGTGGATACAACCGGGCTGTCGTCCCTCCGTGGCTCGTTCCGCTATCTCGCGCCGATCCGGGGCGTAAGGCAGATCGCGGCCACCGGCTTCAACTACAAAAAGCACATCGAGGAATTCAAGATGAAGCCGCCGACCGAGCCCGAGGTGTTCCTGAAGGCGATCACCTCGTTGACGGGCCCCGACGATCCGATCTCGCGCGGACCCAATCCGGGCACGATGTTGGACTGGGAAGTGGAACTGGCGATTGTGGTCGGACGCCAGGCGCAGGACATCACGGCCGCCGAGGCCGCCGACTACATCTTCGGCTATGTCTGCATCAACGATGTCTCCGACCGCGCCACCCAGGTCGACAGCGATGGTGGTCAGCATCTGGTCCGCGCCAAGTCCCGGCCGGGCTACGCCCCGATCGGACCCTACCTGACCACCGGCGTGGACGGCATGAACCTCGATCTGTGGACCAAGGTGAACGGCCGCTACGAGCAGCAGGGCGACACCAGCGACATGCTGTTCTCGATCAGCGAAATGCTGGCGTATTTCTCCAGGCACATGACGCTGCTTCCGGGCGATCTGCTGGCGAGCGGAACGCCTCCGGGCGTCGGCTTCGGCAAGAATCGGTTCCTGGCGCCGGGTGATGTGCTGGAGTGCGGCATCGCCAATCTCGGGGCCCAGCGGCATGAGATTCGCGATTGA